A genomic region of Papaver somniferum cultivar HN1 chromosome 7, ASM357369v1, whole genome shotgun sequence contains the following coding sequences:
- the LOC113293701 gene encoding uncharacterized protein LOC113293701 isoform X1: protein MIKIIQDEELDDYFCGSAIAALDIVKGCASDKFVNDALELDIAIFPPSMDMIHGSTMHFKAEIEERLISLIESLTGGIAETEKHILSKRFEENDGERITWLMEHFIRYSKKVDAAANHLKKKQLNSSELYKEKLQYGFPTLQSIAVILGYLWSSEISAKIESELSHHQIEKKVVWDILSEYRDNIGSAGGSVESTKTVIEEYIASLEVENRDQRMKSCT from the exons ATGATCAAAATCATCCAGGATGAGGAATTGGATGATTATTTTTGTGGGTCTGCCATTGCGGCACTTGATATAGTGAAAGGTTGTGCTTCTGACAAGTTTGTGAATGATGCTTTGGAATTGGACATTGCAATATTCCCTCCTTCCATGGATATG ATTCATGGGAGCACTATGCATTTTAAAGCAGAAATTGAAGAACGTCTTATATCTCTAATTGAATCATTAACTG GTGGCATTGCCGAGACGGAAAAACATATATTGTCAAAAAGGTTTGAGGAGAATGATGGTGAACGAATCACTTGGCTTATGGAGCACTTCATACG ATATTCCAAAAAAGTTGATGCAGCGGCAAATCATCTCAAAAAGAAACAG CTGAACTCGTCTGAGCTCTACAAGGAAAAATTGCAATATGGATTCCCCACGCTTCAG TCCATTGCTGTTATTCTTGGTTATCTTTGGTCGTCCGA GATAAGTGCTAAGATTGAAAGTGAATTGTCTCATCACCAGATAGAGAAGAAAGTTGTGTGGGATATTCTCTCG GAATATCGTGACAACATTGGCAGCGCGGGCGGATCAGTAGAAAGTACAAAGACAGTGATCGAGGAATACATTGCTTCTCTTGAGGTT GAAAATCGTGACCAGAGGATGAAATCATGTACTTGA
- the LOC113293701 gene encoding uncharacterized protein LOC113293701 isoform X2, producing the protein MIKIIQDEELDDYFCGSAIAALDIVKGCASDKFVNDALELDIAIFPPSMDMIHGSTMHFKAEIEERLISLIESLTGGIAETEKHILSKRFEENDGERITWLMEHFIRYSKKVDAAANHLKKKQLNSSELYKEKLQYGFPTLQSIAVILGYLWSSEISAKIESELSHHQIEKKVVWDILSEYRDNIGSAGGSVESTKTVIEEYIASLEENRDQRMKSCT; encoded by the exons ATGATCAAAATCATCCAGGATGAGGAATTGGATGATTATTTTTGTGGGTCTGCCATTGCGGCACTTGATATAGTGAAAGGTTGTGCTTCTGACAAGTTTGTGAATGATGCTTTGGAATTGGACATTGCAATATTCCCTCCTTCCATGGATATG ATTCATGGGAGCACTATGCATTTTAAAGCAGAAATTGAAGAACGTCTTATATCTCTAATTGAATCATTAACTG GTGGCATTGCCGAGACGGAAAAACATATATTGTCAAAAAGGTTTGAGGAGAATGATGGTGAACGAATCACTTGGCTTATGGAGCACTTCATACG ATATTCCAAAAAAGTTGATGCAGCGGCAAATCATCTCAAAAAGAAACAG CTGAACTCGTCTGAGCTCTACAAGGAAAAATTGCAATATGGATTCCCCACGCTTCAG TCCATTGCTGTTATTCTTGGTTATCTTTGGTCGTCCGA GATAAGTGCTAAGATTGAAAGTGAATTGTCTCATCACCAGATAGAGAAGAAAGTTGTGTGGGATATTCTCTCG GAATATCGTGACAACATTGGCAGCGCGGGCGGATCAGTAGAAAGTACAAAGACAGTGATCGAGGAATACATTGCTTCTCTTGAG GAAAATCGTGACCAGAGGATGAAATCATGTACTTGA